The sequence TTAAAGACTTGTTTAGGCttccccccaaaaaaaaaaaagaggactTGTTAAACTTATAATATATCACATAATtctctttaaaaaaatatatatatatcacataattatttttaattagttgttttattttaattttaaagattgaaaagtattattaataaaaatcaaaccagaCGAAACTAAGAAAAAATTGCAGAAGAAAATATCAGCAGCCATGCCCATTTCCACCATTGAAATCCGCTCCATCTTCGTCCTCTGCTCCATCCCTGCAACTCTTTCAGTTTCATTATCATTCAACTACACCAGATTCGGGTCTAACGAGAACAATCGCTTCAAGATTCTCACCCAAGGAGATGCTTACATCCCGCCGCAAGGGATTAATCTCACCCCGAATGAATACAATGTTTCACGGGTTGAAACAGCGGGTCGTGCCACATATATCGACCCACTACATCTGTGGGACAAGAATTCCGGGAATTTGAGTGATTTTTCCACTCATTTTTCTTTTGTGATTGATTCCAACGGGAGTCCCAATTTTGCTGATGGGATCGCCTTTTTCTTTGCTCCTGTCAATTCATCCATAAAGTCTAATGCTTTTGGTGGAAGCTTGGGCCTTAATACAGATAATGTTTATTCAAATTCATCTGCCGAGACATTTTTTGCAGTTGAATTCGATACTTACCAGAATACTTTCGATCCATCTATCCCACATGTTGGGATTAATATAAATTCCATGATATCTGTTGCAACCGATGATTGGCAGAATGATATTAGTAAGGGGAGGGAAAACGAAGCTTGGATTAGCTACAATGGCAGTTCAAAGATTCTCAGTGttaattttacaaatttttttaataacacTATCATACATGATAGCCTCAGCACCGTGATTGATCTCAGAGATTACATGCCTGAAAAAGTTATGTTTGGCTTTTCTGGTGCAACAGGAGctaattttgagagaaatacTATTATGTCTTgggatttttcttcaaatttaatCCTTGATATTACTTCTAATGTGCCGGCTTCGAGTCCGATAACCGATCCCCCCACGATCAGCATCGAAGATGGAAAGAAGCGGGGATTAGCTATCGGATTAGGCGTTGGACTGCCGATTATAATTCTTGTTTTGGGATTTGCAGGCTGTTTCTTGAAGAAAAAGTATAAGAAGGAATCAACAGATCATATACATACATACGCCATCGACCCATCGATGGATAGCGAATTTCAAAGGGGCACCGGGGCTAAGAAGTTTGTGTATGCTGAATTGGCCCGTGGAACTAATAATTTCTCAGAGGAATTAAAGCTTGGAGAAGGGGGATTTGGTGGAGTTTACAGAGGTTTCTTGAAAGAAACCAATTCATATGTTGCTGTAAAAAGGGTATCAAGTGGATCCCAACAAGGCCTCAAAGAGTATGCATCAGAAGTGAAGATCATCAGCCAATTAAGACACAGAAACCTCGTCCAACTCATCGGTTGGTGCCACGAAAGAGGCGAACTCCTCCTCGTTTACGAGTTCTTGCCAAATGGCAGCTTAGATTCGCATATCTTTAAGCACAATTCGGTGTTGACATGGGAAGTTAGATACAAAATTGCACAGGGGTTAGCCTCTGCTTTGTTGTATTTACATGAAGAATGGGATCAATGTGTAGTCCATAGAGATATCAAGTCAAGCAACATCATGCTGGATTCCAACTTCAATGCCAAACTCGGTGATTTCGGCCTAGCTCGACTGGTCGATCACGACAAAGGGTCACAAACCACGATCGTGGCAGGGACGAGAGGATACATGGCACCCGAATATGTGATCTCCGGCAGGGCCAGCAAAGAATCCGACGTATATAGTTTTGGTGTCGTTTTGTTAGAGATCACTTGTGGGAAAAAAGCCATTGAGGCTAGATTTCAAGAAAACAATATTGTGGTGTTAGTGGAATGGGTGTGGAAACTCTACGGTGCCGGGAATATACTCGAGGCAGTGGATCAAGATCTGGGAATGGAGCAAAACAGTGAGGAAATGGAGAGATTGCTGGTTGTGGGGCTATAGTGTGTTCATCCAGATAATCGACATCGGCCCGCGATACGACAGGCGATGAATGTGATGAATTTTGAGGCTCAGATGCCGGTTCTTCCGGCAATGATGCCGGTGCCGATGTACTATAGTCCTTCCATGAGTTTGGTTACGGGTTCTAGTGGGAGTTACAGTAATTCTTTGGACTACAGCCATTACAGTAATTCTTCAAATTTTACCACTTCTTCTGCAGCTTCCTCTGATCCATCTACTGCGTTGCTTAAAGCTTCTTGaggtgtaatttttttttttaaattatctaTTTTACCTTGTTAATTAATTCTTTGGAGTACTGTTCTTGATTAAAATATATACTTAGTATTCTTGGTAAGCATCGGTGCTTGATTGAATTAATCATAGACTTTTCAACATGACCACATGCATGAATGTTCAAATTATACTAGGCCTATTAAATTAATAGCAAAACATGGCTTATATCATATAGGTAGATCCGTTACACGGGTCAATCCATGACGGCGTGAGCCGTCCACCAAAAACCCATCGTTTGACGGGTCGAATGCGGGCCATAAATTCATAGAtattaataaaaacatatcAATAAAATTTCTAATTGTTGATTTCACacgtataaattttatataaaataattaatacaaaaattaacaaatttcatttaaaaaagTACATATATTAccataaagtaaaaaaaaatctaaatttttttctcCAGTCCCGTGGGCCAACCTAAGCCCGCCTCGAGTTGGCCCGCCTAGACTCGCTTTTAGTtgagttgaaaaaatttcaatccaACCCATTTAAATTGTGTGACAGGACGGGTCAACCCAATAGACCCAATTCAAATTGACAGCTCTACATATACGCCCAAAATCATATGATTAATAAGATCTTATATTAAGAGTTATACCCAAATTATATATCTGATGATCTATATTTTTCACATGTGTATAATTAAAGTTATATTGTTGATATGTCAAATCATGATGTATTAGATAATATCATTGTGTTTACTTAGTGTAATGTGATTACATGAGATAAATCATACTAGGactattaaaatgattttgaagGACGTGGAATTATGTGGATAAAAAATAACATGTTTACTTAGAGTTATTAATTTTGGGATTGAAATAATGATTGAAGGACAAATTACAGTTTTACCTTCCACctatgataaataatattatgtttaattttgtattcatataatttggattggattattgttgaatattataaattattattgattcaaATGTGAGCCATTTTCACTTATCAAAATTATTGGGTATAAAAAGAtgtatttgttttaaaaaaaatagataaaattgataatatgagTTATTAAAAAAAGATGAGAAATTGAGAGGAAaacaaaagaattaaaagagGATATATTAGGATTTCTGTGGATTTTTTTTCCACAAATATTGTTCAAGATATGTTATacttatataattaaatatgagAAATCTCATGAAATCAAGGTATAATGACAGGCTctgagattttaaaaaatttgatttttttttgtaaataaacaATGGATGAGATTGAATTAGTAAGTTTTGGCTGCTGACCGTACTTCTCCTACATATACTGATGAGATCTTCAACCATGCTTTTGGCCTCCATGATGAGGTTGTGTGGGATTGTCGTTACCAACTCTGCTCGATGGGCTTGGTTCCCAAGGAGATAATTATGAAGATCTCACCTCAGGTTCCTGAGTTGTATGTGTTGTTATGGTGGAGCCTCCCACAGGCGATCCACCGATGGGGTACACTGATACTGAGATTATTGAAGCCTTGACTTTGCTTCCTGTTGATGAAGTGAATGAGGACGCGCGGGTGACTTTCGTCTTCTTAGTATTTATGATATTCCCATGTTTTCAATTGTTTCTGGTTATATTTCTTTTGATTACATTGTTGGATTTTGACTATGTTTATTCGTACTGACTCATGAAAGtattttatctattttatcATGATGTTCCCGTGTATTGTTTGTTTTACCACTATTTAAGCTTCTTGGCTTGTTGTTTGTAGATGTTAAAGGTGTACTTTAGCTTTTTAAGATCTTATCTCGTCGGGAAGTCCTTGTTTGAATGATCAGTGGCAAGGTATCCCGGGACTCTGTTTTGTTCTGAGTGACCTCTTACAGCATCGAGCTTTCCTTGATGGGCTGGCCAAGCCTCTTATGCGTGGGAGGCGTATTATGACGGCTTGGGTCTCATGGTGATTTTGCCCATTTTGTCACTTTTTTCGTGTAGAAGTgtattgataagtgcaatttatgcacttaatttatacatgatttgacttgaattttgtgatgtattgagtggatattttgtgtatttgttgttgtttttgtgagattcaAGGATTGGAGGAAAAGTATCAAGAAGAAGCAAAAAGATGAAATATGGAGCAGcaaattcagaaaattactgggaatgtttgagacatctaaatccaatctccaccatacAAATTGAAGTTTAAGatttttaaagctgctgtcaaaatttcagctcgatccgatggttagaactcaagatatgattttgCAAGAATGCTGCGCGAGCTGGATGTGCCATGCGTGCCCGCGCCTCTCAACAGGTGCGCTCGCGCTTTCCTGGACGTAAAAAGAAGTCCAAAATCAGAAGCTCATGCGCGCCCTCTCTTGTTCATACGCTCGCCCGTGCCAACCCGTATTCAGATTTCTTAAtttttcgggaaggaaacttTAGCATATTTATGGGCTTTCTTTGACGGACAttgaggacatataaaagaaatttcaaagaCACAATAGGAAGAGAAGAGCCGCCACAACTCAGACAGAATTTGggagagattgatcgtgaattTTTGGGAGAGAAATCTGGGAAAAACGTGAAGAACCTCAATCAACAAATATGAAGATCGTTCGATCGACCGCACACAGCATTTTATATTCGGATTTTTTTCTTCCTTTCGAATTTATTgtcattgaattgatgtctaaatttttgaacatgaattggttttatttatttttgatcatgaactaaattttattagtctagagagacgatggaacctggtgtagacaaaTTTTACAACtgttaattttatttgattggattcttctagattaattgttttttttagttttgattgtctttttaattaattgatcactaattgaattgtcatatttatttaaaatcattgcCTGGGAGAGggtattttgaataggacattagaaattaCAATGTTAAGTGTTTATATAGCTTAGGAGATTATATAACGTTAACGGAGCTTTAGGAAGAACATCGTTTTtcacatatcactaagactagatttttaatagggatatttgaattaaatcttagttgatacacattatttgtttctcggaagaggaaaataatataatttatgtgttcttggctattaattgaatagaattcatgaaaatgatttaattagaagtagttgttgtcaaaatcaggtgaaatcaaaacctctagaccattttctctcaCTGATATTTTTCTGAAGTTGCGTGCGAGCTTTGctaaaatttctgaattttagAAACCaaactatttatttaattttctagataaaatttagactattttaattacaaatacTAAATAATTTTCACACTACTCCTTGTGGGATCCATACTATACTCactttatattaaaacttgacatcgtgcacttgcagacacaaaattacgcaacatgTATTTTGTCTCATTACATAAATAGATGCAAATAGATAATTTATGTTATTGATAACTCCATTCGATAAAATGAAGTACTATAACTGAGTGCATTGAAATAAATGggatatcatataatataatttcCTCCTGGATGCAATAACtgagtgacccaacccggattcactatctaatcagagttataattaagcgcatgcaataatactAAAGAGAAGAGCGGATAAATttaaagtacaacaaatccaatcggtagAATGCAATCGATGAtaacacaagtgtataaataccattatacaaccaaattgaaggttcagggtaaacaaatccctaccctctaaaacctcaCACTCTCGGATCCTCAATGCTGCTGAGAGCCGCCAGGACCGCCCAGCCTCAAACCTgtcccgccacaaggtacaccacaatacccaaacataggggcgtgagcgacaacgctcaatacggaagcaatgatataagtacaaatatgcgcacacagatgatttaaaaacccaggtaaaacacttgctcatggcaccaggaatatacagtaccggctagagagcaactacgcggggtactcgtatattctatattagggcagagccaaccccatcctgacccgaataaAAAATAGGGTACAAGTCCCAAATGGAAActttcatacctgactcgagccCAAAATGAGATCACCGTTTTcttatggagactgtcaatgactcacatctctcaggatgccgtcacacgtaaaatcatgcatgtgctaaggcgttaaaacatgctaaaacatgataaaacatatagcacatactcatgcaaaatacatgcaaatatatcatgtcggctatctcagtcagtacttacgtacctataacactgctggtcaaaacctagctccgctggtctagactccaagcctactagtccagtcaactgctactacaatgcaattacccatgcatcaatactaaagatctaaaagccttaactaagctattgcatattcctaaatatttttaggaagtcaAAGCTATACAAgcgttcgtcgttagccctttgttgtcgcttgcctcaaaactaggccacagctccgctacgatgcctagATCGCTAAGCCACTTTCCTGATTCCCCATAGGATGACTAGATCTACCtaaatctgagttagaaggcttagtaatcaagagagaagagaggagagaggtgcaagaaatgagctctcgaaccctttatttatagacatggaacggaacgtccgttctccatcgttgcgttcgttctgcctgacgaacgttgcatACGTTCCCCT comes from Henckelia pumila isolate YLH828 chromosome 4, ASM3356847v2, whole genome shotgun sequence and encodes:
- the LOC140861203 gene encoding L-type lectin-domain containing receptor kinase IX.1-like, which produces MPISTIEIRSIFVLCSIPATLSVSLSFNYTRFGSNENNRFKILTQGDAYIPPQGINLTPNEYNVSRVETAGRATYIDPLHLWDKNSGNLSDFSTHFSFVIDSNGSPNFADGIAFFFAPVNSSIKSNAFGGSLGLNTDNVYSNSSAETFFAVEFDTYQNTFDPSIPHVGININSMISVATDDWQNDISKGRENEAWISYNGSSKILSVNFTNFFNNTIIHDSLSTVIDLRDYMPEKVMFGFSGATGANFERNTIMSWDFSSNLILDITSNVPASSPITDPPTISIEDGKKRGLAIGLGVGLPIIILVLGFAGCFLKKKYKKESTDHIHTYAIDPSMDSEFQRGTGAKKFVYAELARGTNNFSEELKLGEGGFGGVYRGFLKETNSYVAVKRVSSGSQQGLKEYASEVKIISQLRHRNLVQLIGWCHERGELLLVYEFLPNGSLDSHIFKHNSVLTWEVRYKIAQGLASALLYLHEEWDQCVVHRDIKSSNIMLDSNFNAKLGDFGLARLVDHDKGSQTTIVAGTRGYMAPEYVISGRASKESDVYSFGVVLLEITCGKKAIEARFQENNIVVLVEWVWKLYGAGNILEAVDQDLGMEQNSEEMERLLVVGL